From Ruminococcus sp. HUN007, a single genomic window includes:
- a CDS encoding CotH kinase family protein → MKKYYRQIAVKLALAVLLSGTACIFSSCNGQNSGNSSFSDTKQNGEEDVKAEVVYIRDPYEAEGMNFSVKSGFYSSPFYLEISAGEGNTVYYTLDGSIPDTGSNRYNEPILITDRSDEPAVLSAHTEIVPEDINGKYVLPEIKNEKATVIRAIAVDKDGNKSNVVTDTYFIGDALSAEKYKGIKIISLVTSENDFFDHDNGIYVLGKTYDEWKNGPDHDSMTEEWDIPANYKQKGREWEKPVSVQIFEDGKPAVAEDAGIRIHGSATRSYPQKSFNIYFRKQYGSSKLDYDLFSGNVKSQSDGSAITKFDTFMLRNGGNDADSVRFRDRLVQSLVSHRSFLTQRMEPCIVYLNGEFWGHYEITEKLDRDFVSAHYGVPKKYICIIKNESLDKGSEETFAEWEELKQWISVTDFSDQSNYEKLCERVDMQGFMEYVSAEIYIDNVSWGASNVSMWKAEKTDESNPYADGRWRFIMFDTEYSSAVYVDTQAYRDSFAYLLKSKGFAGVLFNAALKNENFKKEFTSTFTDVAENDFSDERVLAEIERLENEYHDFATETIYRFWGGADDMDSVQFNYDDNIAVLKDFYLNRRELITRYLSEYIND, encoded by the coding sequence ATGAAAAAATATTACAGACAAATTGCAGTTAAACTTGCTCTCGCAGTGCTTTTATCCGGAACGGCATGTATATTTTCTTCATGTAACGGACAGAATTCCGGAAACAGTTCTTTTTCTGATACAAAGCAGAACGGAGAGGAAGATGTTAAGGCAGAAGTCGTCTATATCAGAGATCCGTATGAAGCGGAAGGGATGAATTTTTCAGTAAAAAGCGGATTTTACAGCTCACCGTTTTATCTTGAAATATCCGCCGGTGAAGGAAATACCGTGTATTACACACTTGACGGAAGCATACCTGATACCGGAAGCAACAGATATAACGAACCGATACTGATCACTGACAGATCTGATGAACCTGCAGTATTAAGTGCTCACACCGAAATAGTTCCTGAAGATATAAACGGTAAATATGTGCTTCCGGAAATTAAGAACGAAAAAGCGACAGTTATCAGAGCAATTGCAGTAGATAAAGACGGAAACAAGAGTAATGTTGTCACTGACACATATTTTATCGGCGATGCTCTGAGTGCAGAGAAATATAAAGGAATTAAGATAATTTCACTTGTGACTTCGGAAAATGATTTTTTCGATCATGATAATGGTATATATGTTCTGGGAAAGACATATGATGAATGGAAAAACGGTCCGGATCATGATTCCATGACAGAGGAGTGGGATATTCCTGCAAACTACAAACAGAAAGGCAGGGAGTGGGAAAAACCTGTTTCTGTACAGATATTTGAGGACGGAAAGCCGGCGGTCGCTGAAGATGCGGGAATAAGGATACACGGCAGTGCTACCAGATCATATCCGCAGAAAAGTTTTAATATCTATTTCCGAAAACAATACGGTTCATCCAAACTGGACTATGATCTGTTTTCAGGAAATGTGAAAAGTCAGTCAGACGGCAGTGCAATCACGAAGTTTGACACATTCATGCTCCGTAACGGCGGTAATGACGCAGATTCTGTCCGGTTCCGTGACAGACTTGTTCAGTCGCTTGTCAGTCACCGCAGTTTTCTTACTCAAAGGATGGAGCCGTGCATAGTGTATCTCAACGGCGAATTCTGGGGACACTATGAAATAACCGAAAAGCTTGACAGGGATTTTGTAAGTGCTCATTACGGTGTGCCGAAAAAGTATATCTGCATAATCAAAAATGAGTCACTCGATAAAGGATCTGAAGAAACATTTGCAGAGTGGGAAGAGCTGAAACAGTGGATCAGTGTGACAGATTTTTCAGATCAGAGTAACTATGAAAAGCTGTGCGAACGTGTTGACATGCAGGGCTTTATGGAATATGTAAGTGCCGAGATCTATATTGACAATGTAAGCTGGGGAGCAAGTAACGTATCGATGTGGAAGGCGGAGAAAACTGATGAGAGCAATCCTTATGCTGACGGTAGATGGCGTTTTATCATGTTCGATACGGAATACAGTTCCGCTGTTTATGTTGACACTCAGGCCTACAGGGACAGCTTTGCATATCTTTTAAAAAGCAAAGGATTTGCCGGGGTTCTTTTCAACGCAGCTCTAAAAAATGAAAACTTTAAGAAAGAGTTTACGAGTACATTTACAGATGTTGCGGAAAATGATTTTTCTGATGAACGTGTATTAGCTGAGATAGAAAGACTTGAAAATGAGTATCACGATTTTGCGACAGAGACCATATACAGGTTCTGGGGCGGCGCAGATGACATGGATAGTGTGCAGTTTAACTATGACGATAATATAGCTGTTCTGAAGGATTTCTATTTAAATCGCCGTGAACTGATAACCAGATATCTTAGTGAGTATATAAATGATTGA
- a CDS encoding DUF3877 family protein, producing the protein MISKNSPDEWALSFGDDNVDPYIYHIEQNVFGLEYHRFTKAAYRNMMENEDPVKTE; encoded by the coding sequence GTGATCAGCAAAAACAGTCCGGATGAATGGGCGCTTTCTTTCGGCGATGATAACGTTGATCCGTATATTTATCATATAGAGCAGAATGTATTCGGACTGGAATATCACCGGTTTACAAAGGCTGCTTACAGGAATATGATGGAGAACGAGGATCCGGTTAAGACGGAATAA